The Daucus carota subsp. sativus chromosome 2, DH1 v3.0, whole genome shotgun sequence genome includes a window with the following:
- the LOC108208195 gene encoding zeatin O-glucosyltransferase: MEKDSEVCVLVVPFLAQGHLGQLLHLSRLISSHNIPVHYVSTTTHIRQARSRHQGWDLQTSENIHIHEFPIQPFHSPPPDPKASNKFPFHLQPAFDASVHLREPVCRLITSLSASARRLIIIHDELMAYSVQDFISLANAETYTFYSTSAFFYYSYFWDLSGRSNVTDDHILRQLPCMESCISSELFALAEKQQVHLKKCSGHLHNTSRLVEGHYLDLLQKLQNDKKQWAIGPFNPVEICKNSDEKRHKCLEWLDNQASNSVLFVSFGTTTSLSDEQVHALAVGLENSSHKFIWVLREADRGDIFTGEVRKAELPEGYEDRITKADQGVIVRDWAPQLEILAHASTGGFMSHCGWNSCLESITMGVPMATWPMHSDQPRNAVLITKVLQVGTMVKDWAQGNELVESLVIETAVKKLMASSEGDEMRKRAAEFSEGIKKSVTEGGVRCIELDSFIAHITR; the protein is encoded by the coding sequence ATGGAGAAAGACTCTGAGGTATGCGTGCTGGTAGTTCCTTTTCTGGCGCAAGGTCATTTAGGTCAACTCCTTCACCTCTCCCGTCTCATTTCCTCTCATAACATACCAGTGCACTATGTAAGTACCACCACTCACATCCGTCAAGCCAGAAGCCGCCACCAGGGCTGGGACCTCCAGACTTCTGAAAACATTCACATTCATGAATTCCCCATCCAGCCTTTTCACTCTCCACCTCCTGATCCCAAAGCGTCCAATAAATTTCCCTTCCATCTTCAACCAGCATTTGACGCCTCTGTTCATCTTCGCGAGCCTGTTTGCAGACTCATTACGTCTCTCTCTGCAAGTGCTCGAAGACTAATCATCATTCATGATGAACTAATGGCTTATTCTGTTCAAGATTTTATTTCCTTGGCCAATGCTGAGACCTACACTTTTTATAGTACTTCagcttttttttattattcttatttCTGGGATCTCAGCGGAAGGTCTAATGTAACTGATGACCACATTCTCCGACAGTTACCTTGTATGGAAAGTTGTATTAGTTCAGAGTTGTTTGCTTTAGCAGAAAAACAACAAGTGCACCTCAAGAAGTGCTCTGGTCAcctccacaacacttctagattAGTCGAAGGTCATTACCTCGATTTGCTCCAGAAATTGCAGAATGACAAGAAACAATGGGCTATTGGGCCATTTAACCCTGTTgaaatttgcaaaaattcagATGAAAAAAGACACAAATGCTTAGAGTGGCTAGACAATCAAGCTTCAAATTCAGTACTATTTGTGTCTTTCGGCACAACAACCTCCCTGAGTGATGAACAAGTCCACGCCCTCGCAGTTGGCCTGGAAAACAGCTCCCACAAGTTTATATGGGTATTGAGAGAGGCAGACAGGGGAGACATTTTCACAGGAGAAGTCAGGAAAGCTGAATTGCcagagggatatgaagaccgaATAACCAAAGCTGATCAGGGGGTTATAGTGAGAGACTGGGCACCTCAGTTGGAGATTTTGGCCCATGCTTCCACTGGAGGATTTATGAGCCACTGCGGATGGAACTCATGCTTGGAAAGCATTACAATGGGAGTGCCCATGGCTACGTGGCCAATGCATTCCGACCAGCCAAGAAATGCAGTGCTAATCACCAAGGTACTTCAAGTAGGTACCATGGTCAAGGACTGGGCTCAAGGGAATGAATTAGTGGAATCTTTGGTAATTGAAACTGCTGTAAAAAAGTTGATGGCATCCAGCGAAGGGGATGAAATGAGGAAGAGAGCTGCAGAGTTCAGTGAAGGGATCAAGAAATCTGTGACTGAAGGCGGAGTTCGTTGCATTGAGTTAGATTCGTTTATAGCTCACATAACCAGATGA